One Hypomesus transpacificus isolate Combined female chromosome 21, fHypTra1, whole genome shotgun sequence genomic region harbors:
- the ccdc40 gene encoding coiled-coil domain-containing protein 40, protein VPDSEEEQTRGEEEEEEDEELIVLDPEHPLMKRFQNALKTHLNKQLERLNMELKEKAASEKVEASCREELGVDLYGVQQELGRLQACLEGRHDTNTHAVTQRRQAQEQLDGVRGQYSGMVCQVGKQRTHVSQLQAEVESLALRLFYTREVNSDLRSDIAAMKNASRKADAEKTQAEDQKYKQDLYVERLTKHMERLTEQISMYEVQTLAQSGETKAAKEALAEAQMEMDSLAMERKHLLQQWNSSLVGMRRRDEAFTAMQEALSHASHQVISLDTEIEGFKKSVTGEEERNELLTALLHRAQLDGSTSRKLSSQSQAQQEALQAQYSTYTRTLQETEKTLARLNSERGVREAELTSLRGQIEDGCATRVRLENRIVAKMQEQLTHDNAAKYSRRLTDQMAAHKRDSEAQMSRLENEVAVVTLEVSEVTLRLEGLARAQAALEEELERRNGLLSASEATIAKLVNVIERKQAAINVYNRKIEQIVASTGHEDMGPLEIRASTLSRELEEVWAEIKEQQQFWLWQQGELVSLAQDRQTQSAALRHLQTQLTILLQRKVRTEGDIEQERREQVELERHMKMLEADMLKLNTLLSQNSQLSQALEQGNVLMETDFLHRLKEAERESVDTQMRLEKIKEEKERLLNSLIEAERQIMLWEKKTQLARETLSAVDSEVGQGDIRTMRAEIHRMEVRYGQLGKQQERLLRDMEAVVARRETMVMRSEAQARSQRKQPTHADLHGMLQSLRRKILDTQKQAEQCDGVIQDLQQSQAGLSSSLREKQLHLGEQHGASTVLTSDLHSLQDTKERNLARLVALQGRAKQLEAVRGGRYSVLSAGGPEALGLGLQQQEDRLHAVASILQRATQEFPQHQGPLRRLSLALAARLHAAPLQPDGQS, encoded by the exons GTTCCTGACAGTGAGGAAGAGCAGACAcgcggggaggaggaagaggaggaagatgaagaacTGATCGTCCTGGACCCAGAACAT CCCTTGATGAAAAGGTTCCAGAATGCTCTGAAGACCCACCTCAACAAACAGCTGGAGAGACTCAACATGGAGCTGAAAGAGAAG GCAGCGTCGGAGAAGGTGGAGGCCAGCTGCAGAGAGGAGCTGGGCGTGGATCTGTACGGTGTCCAGCAGGAGTTAGGCCGGCTCCAGGCCTGTCTGGAGGGCCGCCACGACACCAACACCCATGCGGTGACCCAGCGGAGGCAGGCCCAGGAGCAGCTGGACGGGGTGAGGGGCCAGTACAGCGGCATGGTGTGCCAGGTCGGCAAGCAGAGGACCCACG TGTCCCAGTTGCAGGCGGAGGTGGAGAGCCTGGCCCTGCGCCTGTTTTACACGCGCGAGGTCAACTCGGACCTGCGCTCGGACATCGCCGCCATGAAGAACGCCTCGCGCAAGGCCGACGCCGAGAAGACCCAGGCGGAGGACCAGAAGTACAAGCAGGACCTGTACGTGGAACGCCTCACCAAGCACATGGAGAGGCTGACGGAGCAGATATCCATGTACGAGGTCCAGACCCTCGCCCAGTCTGGGGAGACCAAGGCGGCGAAGGAGGCTCTGGCTGAG GCCCAGATGGAGATGGACAGTCTTGCGATGGAGAGGAAACACCTGCTGCAGCAGTGGAACAGCAGCCTGGTGGGCATGCGGAGACGAGACGAGGCCTTCACCGCCATGCAGGAGGCCCTCAG ccACGCCAGTCACCAGGTGATCTCCCTCGACACAGAGATCGAGGGCTTCAAGAAGTCCGTCACCGGCGAGGAGGAGCGCAACGAGCTGCTGACGGCGCTCCTCCACCGGGCCCAGCTGGACGGCTCCACCTCCCGCAAGCTGAGCAGCCAGAGCCAGGCCCAGCAGGAGGCCCTGCAGGCGCAGTACAGCACGTACACGAGGACCCTCCAGGAGACGGAGAAGACGCTGGCCCGCCTCAACAGC gagcGCGGCGTGCGTGAGGCGGAGCTGACGTCCCTCAGAGGCCAGATAGAGGACGGCTGTGCGACGCGGGTGCGACTGGAGAACCGGATTGTGGCCAAGATGCAGGAGCAGCTCACCCACGACAACGCGGCCAAATACTCCCGACGCCTGACCGACCAGATGGCCGCCCACAAGAGGGACAGC GAGGCCCAGATGTCTCGTCTGGAGAACGAGGTGGCGGTGGTGACGCTGGAGGTCAGCGAGGTGACCCTGCGTCTGGAGGGCCTGGCCCGCGCCCAGGccgccctggaggaggagctggagcgcCGCAACGGCCTGCTGTCGGCCAGCGAGGCCACCATCGCCAAGCTCGTCAACGTCATCGAGCGCAAGCAGGCCGCCATCAACGTCTACAACCGGAAGATCGAGCAGATCGTGGCCAGCAccggg cACGAGGACATGGGCCCCCTGGAGATCCGTGCCAGCACGCTgagcagggagctggaggaggtgtgggCCGAGATCAAGGAGCAGCAGCAGTTCTGGCTGTGGCAGCAGGGGGAGCTGGTGAGCCTGGCCCAGGACCGACAGACCCAGAGCGCCGCCCTGCGCCACCTGCAGACGCAGCTCACCATCCTGCTGCAGAGGAAGGTCCGCACCGAGG GTGACATTGAGCAGGAGCGCAGGGAGCAGGTGGAGCTGGAGAGACACATGAAGATGCTGGAAGCCGACATGCTGAAGCTGAACACCCTGCTGAGTCAGAACAGCCAGCTCAGCCAGGCCCTGGAGCAAGGCAACGTCCTCATGGAGACAGACTTCCTGCACAGGCTCAAG gaggcagagagggagtctGTGGACACGCAGATGAGACTTGAGAAGatcaaggaggagaaggagagactccTCAATAGTCTGATAGAGGCCGA GCGCCAGATCATGCTGTGGGAGAAGAAGACCCAGCTGGCGAGAGAGACCCTGTCGGCGGTGGACTCAGAGGTGGGCCAGGGAGACATCCGCACCATGAGGGCCGAGATCCACCGCATGGAG gTGCGCTACGGGCAGCTGGGCAAGCAGCAGGAGCGTCTGCTGAGGGACATGGAGGCGGTGGTGGCTCGGAGGGAGACCATGGTGATGAGGAGCGAGGCCCAGGCCCGCAGCCAGCGCAAGCAGCCCACGCACGCAGACCTCCACGGCATGCTGCAGAGCCTGCGCAGGAAGATCCTGGACAcccagaag CAAGCGGAGCAGTGTGACGGGGTGATCCAGGACCTCCAGCAGAGCCAGGCTGGGTTGAGCAGCAGCCTGAGGGAGAAGCAGCTCCATCTGGGAGAGCAGCACGGGGCCAGCACcgtcctgacctctgacctccacagtCTGCAGGACACCAAGGAgagg aacCTGGCCCGCCTGGTGGCCCTGCAGGGCCGGGCCAAGCAGCTGGAGGCGGTGCGTGGGGGCCGCTACAGCGTCCTCTCGGCGGGGGGCCCGGAGgccctggggctgggcctgcagcagcaggaggacagGCTGCACGCCGTGGCCTCCATCCTGCAGCGCGCCACCCAGGAGTTCCCCCAGCACCAGGGGCCGCTGCGACGCctctccctggccctggccGCCCGCCTGCACGCCGCGCCGCTGCAGCCGGACGGCCAGtcatga
- the LOC124483172 gene encoding testis-expressed protein 2-like, whose product MTSRHSNSHADKAPPPAARPPAPAVPKLQVQRSLSRETVTIHFSALGKEEEAEEEELYGAAVSSSFAPPPPVKEEPCVVTAQEASEDLFEGTGLESPADFAIMPVSSSTVSPIPGPQASTSASPSFSTLPKDQKSTAPSFSSSSTPTTSPSRSATVPFSEKPFNLVKSLSSDIEPSSSGASSSSVRHRQLMKTLVKSLSSDTNQDSSGASSSSAPYWLSESRLNLQLFKQFTQSRAPAASVAGTGDSKTAPSSPLTSPDTRSFFKVLEVEARIEDTKRRLSEAIYEPMQLLNRIRGEDSGGGVYRPKVLSTSASELSSLASLNNGLSESNNNSYCIKEEEGGEWDAESPTNGASSQGDSASLPDAKNPKPASGSMSLALDKCSMSALARQEDEDYCILYSDDFEMCTDTEGVDALDRTDDIATGSRAKAHASSSTEPCSEDDWDEEEPDANIPYYTLMFLTAIVYGFLVLPLPTYVGGMLLGVGLGFFLAIGVVWLAGPKPSGHGFRHPRHKGELWETARPDVREPSLFKGWMNEIVNYDPETYHATLTHSVFVRLEGSVLRLSKPNRNIPRRATHNEPKPDVTYISQKIYDLTDSKIYLAPHSLARKRVWNKKYPVCIQLAKQDDFMSKAESDPSDAADDRAATVTSADRGEGAGGGDGSRRPSATQEGGRGPSGRDLTLYLFGRTGREKEEWFQRILLASKPKTDMKKAASVVGPKSALTSHSRSSSRGSLDEALTSLPRTRESASAAAGSAKLKTLLDYSNYMASLVPPQAASPTANTAAAASAAASPLTQSPQSSPGAGKKLPSIPAAVTAAKEEEPCAWVNAAVGRVIWDFLCEPYWADMVSKKIQMKLSKIRLPYFMNELTLTELDMGVATPKILGASKPSVDHQGLWFDLEISYSGSFLMTLETKMNLIRLGKEGEGLRIGELGKDGYRPRTYCLADSDEESSSAGSSDEEDGSEVTSDALGADGYLGGHKPSKIMRFVDKIAKSKYFQKATETEFIKKKMEEVSNTPLLLTVEVQELRGMLAVNIPPPPTDRIWYGFRSPPHLELKARPKLGERVVTLAHVTDWIEKKLDQEFQKIFVMPNMDDVWLTIMHSAMDARSASGPLAPDPEPSEPAGGATGDP is encoded by the exons ATGACCAGCCGGCACTCCAACAGCCATGCAGACAAAGCTCCTCCCCCAGCCGCACGGCCCCCCGCCCCGGCTGTGCCCAAACTCCAGGTCCAGCGCTCGCTGTCCAGAGAGACCGTCACAATCCACTTCTCCGCCctggggaaggaagaggaggcggaggaggaggagttgtaCGGAGcggctgtctcctcctcctttgcCCCACCTCCTCCCGTTAAGGAGGAACCCTGCGTTGTGACGGCCCAGGAGGCAAGCGAGGACTTGTTCGAGGGAACGGGGTTGGAGTCCCCAGCGGACTTTGCCATCATGCCCGTGTCATCTTCCACCGTTTCTCCCATTCCCGGTCCTCAGGCCTCCACTTCTGCCTCCCCTAGTTTTTCTACGTTGCCCAAAGACCAGAAAAGCACAGcaccctccttttcctccagcTCTACCccaaccacctccccctccaggtcTGCAACGGTCCCCTTCAGCGAGAAGCCCTTCAACCTGGTCAAGTCTCTGTCTTCGGACATAGAGCCTTCTTCCTCtggagcctcctcctcctccgttcgCCATCGTCAACTGATGAAGACTTTGGTCAAGTCGCTATCATCCGACACCAATCAGGACTCCTCtggagcctcctcctcctcggcacCCTATTGGCTCTCGGAGTCTCGCCTCAACCTGCAGCTCTTCAAGCAGTTCACTCAGTCCCGTGCTCCCGCCGCGTCAGTCGCCGGCACGGGGGACTCCAAAACGGCTCCCTCCTCCCCGCTCACCTCCCCGGACACCCGCTCTTTCTTCAAGGTCTTGGAAGTCGAGGCCCGCATCGAGGACACCAAACGCCGTCTCTCCGAGGCCATCTACGAACCCATGCAGCTGCTGAACCGCATCAGGGGCGAAGACAGCGGCGGCGGCGTTTACCGGCCCAAGGTGCTCTCCACCAGCGCCTCGGAGCTCTCCAGCCTGGCCTCCCTCAACAACGGCCTCTCGGAGAGCAACAATAACAGCTACTGCAtcaaagaggaggaagggggcgaGTGGGATGCCGAGAGCCCCACCAACGGAGCCTCGAGCCAAGGCGACTCGGCAAGCCTACCCGACGCCAAAAACCCCAAGCCCGCCTCGGGCTCCATGTCTCTAGCCCTGGACAAGTGCTCCATGTCTGCCCTGGCCCGGCAGGAAGACGAGGACTACTGCATCCTCTACAGCGATGACTTTGAAATGTGCACTGACACGGAAGGCGTGGATGCCTTGGATCGGACGGACGACATCGCAACCGGAAGTCGGGCCAAGGCTCACGCCAGCAGTAGCACGGAACCCTGCAGTGAAGACGACTGGGACGAAGAAGAACCGGACGCCAACATTCCATACTACACACTCATGTTCCTCACTGCGATAGTCTACGGGTTCCTCGTGCTCCCTCTGCCCACCTACGTTGGGGGAATGCTGCTAGGAGTTGGCCTGGGGTTCTTTCTGGCCATCGGCGTGGTGTGGCTGGCTGGTCCGAAGCCCTCCGGCCATGGTTTCAGGCATCCCAGACACAAGGGGGAGCTGTGGGAAACGGCCCGACCGGACGTCAGAGAGCCGAGCCTCTTCAAG GGCTGGATGAATGAGATTGTGAACTATGACCCCGAGACCTACCATGCCACCCTGACCCACTCTGTCTTCGTGAGACTGGAGGGCTCCGTCCTGCGCCTGTCCAAGCCCAACCGGAACATTCCACGCCGCGCCACACACAACGAGCCTAAACCGGACGTTACCTACATCAGTCAGAAGATCTACGACTTGACCGACAGcaag ATCTACCTGGCGCCCCACAGCCTGGCCAGGAAGCGCGTTTGGAACAAGAAGTACCCCGTCTGCATCCAGCTGGCCAAGCAGGACGACTTCATGTCCAAAGCCGAGAGCGACCCCTCTGACGCCGCGGACGACCGCGCCGCGACCGTGACCTCCGCCGACCGGGGGGAGGGAGCCGGGGGGGGCGACGGGTCGAGACGGCCCTCGGCGACGCAGGAGGGGGGACGAGGACCCTCCGGCAGGGACCTGACCCTCTACCTGTTCGggaggacggggagagagaaggaggagtggtTCCAGAGAATTCTGCTGGCGTCCAAGCCCAAGACGGACATGAAGAAAGCTGCTAGCGTGGTGGGGCCCAAGAGCG CCCTGACCTCCCATAGCCGCAGCAGTAGCCGGGGCAGTCTGGACGAGGCCCTGACCTCTCTCCCCAGGACCAGGGAGTCTGCTTCAGCCGCCGCTGGCAGTGCCAAGCTCAAGACCCTGCTGGACTACAGTAACTACATGGCCTCCCTAGTGCCCCCCCAGGCTGCCAGCCCCACTGccaacactgctgctgctgctagtgcTGCTGCCAGTCCTCTCACCCAGAGCCCTCAGAGCAGCCCCGGGGCGGGCAAGAAG TTACCCAGCATCCCCGCGGCGGTGACGGCCgcgaaggaggaggagccttGTGCCTGGGTGAACGCGGCGGTGGGCCGGGTGATCTGGGACTTCCTGTGTGAGCCCTACTGGGCCGACATGGTCTCCAAGAAGATCCAGATGAAGTTGAGCAAGATCAGG ctcccctACTTCATGAACGAGCTGACTCTGACCGAGCTGGACATGGGCGTGGCCACCCCCAAGATCCTCGGAGCCTCCAAACCTTCGGTGGACCAccagg GCCTGTGGTTTGACCTGGAGATCTCCTACAGCGGCTCGTTCCTCATGACCCTGGAGACCAAGATGAACCTGATCAGGCTGggcaaggagggagagggcctGCGCATCGGAGAGCTGGGCAAGGACGG GTACAGACCGCGGACCTACTGCCTGGCCGACAGCGACGAGGAGTCGTCCAGCGCGGGGTCGTCAGACGAGGAGGACGGCTCGGAGGTCACGTCCGACGCCCTCGGCGCCGACGG ATACCTGGGGGGCCACAAGCCGAGCAAGATCATGCGTTTCGTGGACAAGATCGCCAAGTCCAAGTACTTCCAGAAGGCTACGGAGACGGAGTTCAtcaagaagaagatggaggaggtgtCCAACACGCCCCTGCTGCTCACCGTGGAGGTCCAGGAGCTCCGGGGGATGCTGGCCGTCAacatccccccgccccccactgaCAGGATATG GTATGGCTTCAGGAGCCCCCCCCACCTGGAGCTGAAGGCCAGGCCCAAACTGGGGGAGAGAGTAGTCACCCTGGCCCACGTCACCGACTGGATCGAAAAGAAACTGGACCAGGAATTCCAG AAAATCTTTGTAATGCCAAACATGGATGACGTGTGGCTGACCATCATGCACTCTGCCATGGACGCCCGCTCAGCCAGTGGCCCTCTGGCACCAGACCCGGAGCCCTCCgaaccagcagggggcgccactGGCGATCCATGA